tTCTATATGATACAGCATTATGGGACTATATTCATGGCAGTAGAGATACTACAGGAGTTGTTCGGTGAATGGCAGGATTTTTACTTGCGACGATCCCTATATGGTCTTCGACCATAAGTATAAAGGCTACTAATCATAATCTGTTGACATTTTTGGAAACACTACAATCTCCATCTATGTAGGACTGATAAAAAATTCGAAACATATTCGTGAAAAACCATATAATGTCTACCTTAGGCAATGTTTCGAGAACCATGTCAACCATAGCTGCATCCTGATAATCCTTCCACGCATCTGCTTTCTTAGCCATCTGTTCAGCTTCAGCCCGGGCCTTAGCTTCAATAGCATATGCCTCGGCCTCACCTCGCATCTGAAAGTAGGTTAGCCAGCTCTCCCTTTAAAACAAATTCAGTACGTTTGACTCGTTCATTGTTCGGATAATTGCACCATGAATTAATACCTCAATAGCCTGAGCATCGGCTTGTGCTTCCAATATGACCTTGTTTCTGTAAAAAGAGgctcaaaataaatcaaaagtaAAACATGACAAATCGAATCAAAAATAGTGAAACAACAAACTGATTTTAAAATGTTCCAGGGAAAAAAGACAGAGCATGAAGATGTACACCTCTTGTATCATCGTTATGAAACATGAACTTAAATGAAAGGTTATATTAgtgtttttcagaaaatgaaacTCACTTCTCTGCTTCTGCCAATTTTTccagtttgaatttttgtgCATCTGCTGGTTTCTGGATTGTAGCCTCGAGTTCGCGTTCACGTCTGATTATCTCTTGTTCTTGCAGTTGAATCTGTTGTGACCTTTCCACGACCTTAATCTGCATCTCTTCCTCTTTGATACGTTGTTTGGTCTTGGCGGACtgaaaaaatgaatcagaTGGTAAATTCAACTATATCCGAAAGTTTAAGACACTCATACTGATTTACCAGGTGCGGATCCAGAGGAGGTGGGGGTTTCAGGGGTCGTGACCCCCTGCTCAGCtaccaaaaaatgttttaaatcattttcttgaAGGAATGAACTCAAGACATATGTTGACAGTACCACATAATCGGTACAATATCATCTTGATGAAAGGTTAGTTCAATGATTACATTCTATCTTAATCTAATTTCTTACAGAGCATCTATACtacagtgcagtgtataaatcagttagGGACTTAGCTAGTGCACCATTTTgtagtgtattgatgttattagtaataAATTTTGTCTTTgttttctccagcactatcaGGAATTAatcagtcagcactgaaagggttaatataaCCAAGGAATCTGTCTCTTCATGGTGAAATAATGCAAAACTACCAGGTACATCAGTATGAGAATCAATTTTCATGCTCATGTCAGTCCTTAGTTCAGCCCATTCTTAGCATTTTGTGAACTGGGCCATAAGGGTTCTACATACAActgagaatttcaaaaatcaagtTCATTCCCTCAACCCGCTGAGCACCCAACAACGCAATGCACATTAATGTGTCAGATATTTCTTTTCCCCCAATCAAGGGGATTAAGGGCAGTGAGACTAGAGAAGAACCTCTGAGCCAAGAAACTCTGTGGGTGCCAGGATTCAAACAAATGAACCCTGGATTGGCAAACCCAGTGACCAGCAGGTTAAATTCTCTAGACCACTGCACCttgaaaaaatttaatttaacGCACCTGTAATTCATACGCAAGTTCAGATTGGGCTTTCATCGTTTCAACTTTCTCATCATACGCCGCTTTCTTCAACTCGAAATCACGCTGAGCCTTCGCTACCTCAGTGTTGTTGACGTTTGTTGCTGCAATACGTTGTTCATTGGCAATCGCTTCCTGTTAAAAacccagaaaaaaaataaaacacatttataACTAGGAAGCTACAGAACTTCACAAGTGGCCACCATTTTGGGAGTGAGAAATTGATTTTCGATAGGTATCATCTGTGAATGATTCCTATGCCCCTAACATGCAAAAGTACTAGATGGATGTGGTCTGCTGATTTTGTCataaaattatcttttttctGACAGAGAAATAAGTGCCATAACATCTTTAGGTCCCAATAAATTGTCGAAagttactttaaaaaaatcaacattttCTTTGGGTAGTACCCCCAACCCCCTCGACTCACACCTTTCAGCACTTAGTTACTGCCAATTTTGACCTCCCCACAGATAATCATTGCAACGTACAAGTTTCAGTAATACTTACCTTAATTCCGGCATCTCTGCGTGCTTCAGCTTCACCGATACGAGCATCTCTCTTCACTTGCGCTGTACGCGCCATTCCCAATGCTTTAAGATAACCCTGAAATAcaagatacaaatttttttttataaatccGAGAAACTGGACAGCAATTTTCAAACATAGTTTTCACATGCAATTggtttttttaatcaaatgaaACACACCTTGAACCGACCATTAAATACACACGCATAAAAATGGCCATTATTTAAAAGGTATTGCCTTCTCTTCGCATAAGCATTTTTGGTGCTACCCAATTTTAAGCCAGATTTTAAAGACATGAATGGAGAgagattaaaatcaaaaaggtAAATTTTTGAGGCTATAGGAGGAAGCTAATGTTTCATCTTTTATTACttaatcaaaaatcaaataagaaTAGGAGATAACTGctatttgaaacaaatatttcatccatGAAGTACGTATGTGTGCATCAGATTACTCGTTCTTACCTGTGGCACCCATATCGTATACAACACATTTAGGTCCCACCTAGCTACAGCCTACATACTCTATCAGGGTTTCCAGCGGTAAGGCCAGGATAAAAAGAAGTTCTAAGAAGGACTTTTCCGGCAATTTTAGACCCAAAAGGAGGGACTTTTGGACTCGGAAAGAAGTACTTTCCAGTAAAATAAGTGCCCCCGAGGAAGTATTTTTGCAATGCACAATAGACCAGTCATACATTTCTTGTTAATTCCATAACACTTTACTGTATATTCAATCTTTCTGACAATTGAATTACCAGGAATGAGTAATAAAATACTTCAACAGTCGAATTCGAAACTGCGCTCATAAAAATCAAACTTGGAAGGACTTTTCTATCAAAAGGAAAGGCTTTGAGTCAAAAAGAAGGACAAAGATGATGTTTGTCCAGACTTTTTCCAAAAGAAGCACAAGGAAGGGCTTGGAAGGACCGCTGGAAACCCTATGTATGGACAGTCCCCTTCATCCCTTCAAGCTTGCTGAACTTGATGATGAAAAGGATGACTTCAGCTCGATTCCAGCAAGTAAACTAATCTTATCAAAGATCAATCGTTATTTCTGCATTGTATTCTATTAGTAAGTTCTATTCTACATGCATTACATAGTAAGGCATAATTTTGGATTTTCAAGGCATTTAAGGCATTGCTTACAGCATCATCTCTGATATCTTTCAGTGTATAGCTGACGACACTGATACCCATGTTGATCAAATCGGACGACGCAACTTCGAAAACTGCACGCGAAAACTTCTTGCGATCCTTATAGATCTCCTGTATAAACGAACATCAGAATTatcgtttaaaatcaaaaagaaaccAGTTTAAGATACATTTAGGGTGTTCCATATGATTGGGAATTATATACAAGGATggaaataacttcaaaatgaggcattttgaaaatacagtAGACCTAACATATTTCGGATCATTCGGGACGGATGAAATTCATCTGATTTATGAGAATTCAacatcatatttcatatttttgtttagATGAACTGTAAGTAAAATCTGAATCAGATGAAACTATGGATTAAACTGATCCGGATTAAAACGATTCACTGTATATGTTAAGCCCATTGTTCATTGCCAAACATTATCCAAGTTTTCTCTTATGCGCAATGAAAGTTTTATTCATAATGGAGtgtaataagataaaatcccactatttacagattaaaagaatttaaaaaccagaatttatttattaaatctaaaatatttaaaagacacgacgtttcgatctcaccctagagatcatcgtcaggtgtgagaaatagactaaaaacaggggtatatatacagaggaggacaggttaattgagtaaattggtgagtgagtaagtaattagtgtttggcaaggcatgaagtaatatacttagaaagaatgcggagaaaagccattatttaaattggtactaatatctgagtgacgagtaattagggcagactcaactatgtggcgtttagtgtaattgctggaagtataaataatttcggctttatcaaaattaaaacgatgaccagtgttccaaacgtgattggctacgccactagccggtttttgatttattatatcctttttgtgttccgaaattcgagtttttaatTCACGACCTGTTTCTCCAAAGTAAACGCCACATAGTTGAGTCTgccctaattactcgtcactcagatattagtaccaatttaaataatgtccaaacactaattacttactcactcaccaatttactcaattaacctgtcctcctctgtatatatacccctgtttttagtctatttctcacacctgacgatgatctctagggtgagatcgaaacgtcatgtcttttaaatattttagatttaataaataaattctggtttttaaattcttttaatctgtaaatagtgggattttatcttattatccgttcaccacgtttgagtgtggtcatcgttctatGGAGTGTAATGTAAGTATACGGTCAAGAGCCCATCAGGCTTGCGTCACTGATGTAAGCAGCTAGCAGGACTTGAACTTATATGAAGCAGCAGCTACACAGGAAACTGTAGGCTATTTATTTGGGCTATTTATTAGTCTGATTCAACTGAAGTAAAAAGACTCAATAATTGGCAATCTTTCATATCAATCAAACTCGTATAAAATCGATAGTTCTGTCCATagcaattttcagtttttcttttcttgcAGTCCTGTCAAGATTTTATGTggaaaatacatgtactagAATAATGGAAACATTTATTCCTATTTCTTCCCCCTTCCCTTCCATTCTAAAACATCTGCTTTTTACCCCTTTTTTCCTGAAAATATCTGTACTCCTAGTAATCAAAAGATGGGCTTAGCCTTGGCTAATTGTATATCTCAAGTTTGTTACACTGACCTCAACAGTCATGTTACCCATGATGGCTCGTTGATGTCCTTCTAATGTCTCCTGCGCGATCTGTTCGATCTGCCGTTCAGATTTTCCAAGGAATTGTTGACACGCTGCTGCTAACATGTCCTGATTCTGACCTTGAATTTTAACCTTCAAAAAAATATGGCTATTGAGTAAATCACCATCATTTCATCAGTATTTGACAGTGATAATGATTTGGACGATATCAGACTACACCAATGAAACGCTACCGCAATGAATACAACAATTGATTTTACgtatatataaacaaatggtttttaATGGTGGTTTCCATAGATAAGTGGTTGTCTGATATggtttttaacttttttgcaGTATCCCATACAGCATTTAGTGAATTATCAGTAAATGCAGACGATCAGTAGAGAAAATCAGTTAATGTTTAGTCGTCAAAGGGAATTTATGACTATCATTATCGGTATATGATCATGATCTGTCATTCACAATCTGAGCCAAAAACTATCGTTTAGGACGCCAAGCAATAAGGAACCACATCATTCCCATTTATAGCTGTCACAGTGCTATCAAACAGCAAACAAGAAGTATCCGCTCATAGTGATCAGATACCTCATAGCTTGGTAGCCGGTGATGTAGTCATGCATGGACAAACCAAAACCGAGATACACGGTTAAaataacagtaaacaatctACTAACAATTAACAACAGGATCGCTATAAAACATGCAgtgaaaatttaatttcaaaccaATCACACATAACTACAAGACAATTACCTGGAAGACAAATACATTGGAACCTAACTCTATAACATTCATTGGTTTCCATAACCCCCATAAAGTGAGCTTCCATTGTAGGATATAAGATCATTCAGATAactcaaatttgaattattcgaACAATGCACAATAACAGGAGCAAATATCATAGGTAAGGTAATGCAGGTAACAATCTGCAGCCCGGAATCACTCTCGGAGGTAGCGAACGAACCCCTAAAAGTGCCCTTCAAAAAGCCAGTGTCAACAAATTTGGGTCAAAATTCTTTCGAAATTTagagacaatttttatttcttttaatggaaattgaaaattatccaTTCTTAAATACCCGAGCACTTCGTATTTGAGATATGGCCTTTTTCAACAGGAAAGTGCCCCTTTTTGTGATAGAAAGTGccatttttcttgaaatagaactgtCCCTTAACATGCTCGGCTCAAGCCTGACTATGTCATTTATGgtatttgtagttcatttgTTCGGTTCACTCCGTTAGGGGTGACAATCGAAAATTGGTAGAATAATCTATAACATATCGAATACTCGAGGGGatgggtacagacagcagattgttaCCAGCATTAGACCATAGACATACTAGATCTCGCTATGTATGTCCATGGTTAAAGGACAACAACACTGACCACACGTTATGCACTTAGCTGGATTTAACGGCTAAAAGAATTCTGAATCGAtagattaaatattttacGCTGATTAAAAATATAGCATAATTTGCATTCGCACATTATTTACTAGATACAGGAAAGAGAACCAGTAATATATTTAGCAAGAGGC
This Tubulanus polymorphus chromosome 7, tnTubPoly1.2, whole genome shotgun sequence DNA region includes the following protein-coding sequences:
- the LOC141908245 gene encoding flotillin-1-like isoform X3 — protein: MKLWLFQVKIQGQNQDMLAAACQQFLGKSERQIEQIAQETLEGHQRAIMGNMTVEEIYKDRKKFSRAVFEVASSDLINMGISVVSYTLKDIRDDAGYLKALGMARTAQVKRDARIGEAEARRDAGIKEAIANEQRIAATNVNNTEVAKAQRDFELKKAAYDEKVETMKAQSELAYELQSAKTKQRIKEEEMQIKVVERSQQIQLQEQEIIRRERELEATIQKPADAQKFKLEKLAEAEKNKVILEAQADAQAIEMRGEAEAYAIEAKARAEAEQMAKKADAWKDYQDAAMVDMVLETLPKIAAEVSAPLSQCKKITMVSSGNSDIGAAKLTGEVLQVIERMPGVVHTMTGVDISKSMKAAVRRV
- the LOC141908245 gene encoding flotillin-1-like isoform X5 codes for the protein MAFFQTCGPNEAMVVSGCCHNKPLLIPGGRVFVLPGIQSLQRISLNTMTLRIQSDNVYTSLGVPISVTGIAQVKIQGQNQDMLAAACQQFLGKSERQIEQIAQETLEGHQRAIMGNMTVEEIYKDRKKFSRAVFEVASSDLINMGISVVSYTLKDIRDDAGYLKALGMARTAQVKRDARIGEAEARRDAGIKEAIANEQRIAATNVNNTEVAKAQRDFELKKAAYDEKVETMKAQSELAYELQSAKTKQRIKEEEMQIKVVERSQQIQLQEQEIIRRERELEATIQKPADAQKFKLEKLAEAEKNKVILEAQADAQAIEMRGEAEAYAIEAKARAEAEQMAKKADAWKDYQDAAMVDMVLETLPKIAAEVSAPLSQCKKITMVSSGNSDIGAAKLTGEVLQVIERMPGVVHTMTGVDISKSMKAAVRRV
- the LOC141908245 gene encoding flotillin-1-like isoform X1, with the translated sequence MAFFQTCGPNEAMVVSGCCHNKPLLIPGGRVFVLPGIQSLQRISLNTMTLRIQSDNVYTSLGVPISVTGIAQVKIQGQNQDMLAAACQQFLGKSERQIEQIAQETLEGHQRAIMGNMTVEEIYKDRKKFSRAVFEVASSDLINMGISVVSYTLKDIRDDAGYLKALGMARTAQVKRDARIGEAEARRDAGIKEAIANEQRIAATNVNNTEVAKAQRDFELKKAAYDEKVETMKAQSELAYELQSAKTKQRIKEEEMQIKVVERSQQIQLQEQEIIRRERELEATIQKPADAQKFKLEKLAEAEKNKVILEAQADAQAIEMRGEAEAYAIEAKARAEAEQMAKKADAWKDYQDAAMVDMVLETLPKGVFEVKILQNIKMRNYFRLWIFEHRQLLCVKNYGSRRL
- the LOC141908245 gene encoding flotillin-1-like isoform X2, translating into MTLRIQSDNVYTSLGVPISVTGIAQVKIQGQNQDMLAAACQQFLGKSERQIEQIAQETLEGHQRAIMGNMTVEEIYKDRKKFSRAVFEVASSDLINMGISVVSYTLKDIRDDAGYLKALGMARTAQVKRDARIGEAEARRDAGIKEAIANEQRIAATNVNNTEVAKAQRDFELKKAAYDEKVETMKAQSELAYELQSAKTKQRIKEEEMQIKVVERSQQIQLQEQEIIRRERELEATIQKPADAQKFKLEKLAEAEKNKVILEAQADAQAIEMRGEAEAYAIEAKARAEAEQMAKKADAWKDYQDAAMVDMVLETLPKIAAEVSAPLSQCKKITMVSSGNSDIGAAKLTGEVLQVIERMPGVVHTMTGVDISKSMKAAVRRV
- the LOC141908245 gene encoding flotillin-1-like isoform X4, whose protein sequence is MLAAACQQFLGKSERQIEQIAQETLEGHQRAIMGNMTVEEIYKDRKKFSRAVFEVASSDLINMGISVVSYTLKDIRDDAGYLKALGMARTAQVKRDARIGEAEARRDAGIKEAIANEQRIAATNVNNTEVAKAQRDFELKKAAYDEKVETMKAQSELAYELQSAKTKQRIKEEEMQIKVVERSQQIQLQEQEIIRRERELEATIQKPADAQKFKLEKLAEAEKNKVILEAQADAQAIEMRGEAEAYAIEAKARAEAEQMAKKADAWKDYQDAAMVDMVLETLPKIAAEVSAPLSQCKKITMVSSGNSDIGAAKLTGEVLQVIERMPGVVHTMTGVDISKSMKAAVRRV